A window of Longispora fulva contains these coding sequences:
- a CDS encoding proprotein convertase P-domain-containing protein: MDPSQRVAAPAATITTAAGGTPTGPARRARRVVALLATAATLSAIAVTSTAQPVVALSRTVPSDTINIDHSYARTPRMILRSESWSATTAASMKRTADDAVATGLVSLGWNTVSFDDTWAVRSDCTDPRGNAVVPNCANGRDTTTGNLIPSPGKYPNGLKDVGDYLHAKGMFFGVYASGGRYMCDSGGRGSASPGSYDHFDTDFRFLASVGADYIKLDYCGEPNTGNQCCFTVLDSDTEINTAIESARRAATAINAIRTDPDLAKRRSMVLNISAPAYANWSNDKYNTPLFQRMMNSVVPAGHAYRVGGDVGAPGWALTTRLVDMIEDLRPYGKQGHFLDPDRLYFDDGGLTTDNRLGGYAMWAMQNSHMVAMVKGPGANGAISAAQAALMNKPGITEVGQDTLAVPAKRVARGSGYDVFAKPLSNGDYAVAIMNRSATAPVTATTSGSVIGTSARNFTLTTILGSTTSPDANGTFSVTVPAGTAVMYRLKAATTYAAWDGGANARNATAITDGDAPNAGSFDSMGRTLSSDRLADNAQLPDGTALSVRAGQTVTVGGVGYTWPDSTSGQFDSVKPVGQTIQYSSTGSVVNFLGASGTGESGGMISLHYTDGTSSTSTWGFPSWSCATAPTYPATVAFKVFGRNDTNGPADAGTGYCVYTRSVPITSGKTLASITLPNAPNARVFAITGGTVVPPGCTGTNGTDVTIPDNATVSSTIAISGCTGNASATSTAEVHIVHTYIGDLVVSLVAPDGSAYVLHNKAGGGTDDINQTYTVNLSGEVRNGTWTLRVQDTASQDVGRIDTWTLTL; encoded by the coding sequence ATGGACCCCTCCCAGCGCGTCGCCGCGCCCGCGGCGACGATCACGACCGCGGCTGGCGGCACACCCACCGGACCCGCGCGCCGGGCCCGCCGCGTGGTGGCCCTGCTCGCCACGGCGGCGACGCTGTCGGCCATCGCGGTGACGAGTACCGCGCAACCGGTCGTCGCCCTGTCGCGGACCGTCCCGAGCGACACGATCAACATCGATCATTCCTATGCGCGCACGCCGCGGATGATCCTGCGCTCGGAGTCCTGGTCGGCCACGACGGCCGCCAGTATGAAGAGGACGGCCGACGACGCCGTCGCGACCGGGCTGGTCAGTCTGGGCTGGAACACGGTCTCGTTCGACGACACCTGGGCCGTGCGCTCCGACTGCACCGACCCGCGCGGCAACGCCGTGGTGCCCAACTGCGCGAACGGTCGCGACACGACCACCGGCAACCTCATTCCGTCGCCGGGGAAGTACCCCAACGGCCTCAAGGACGTGGGCGACTACCTGCACGCCAAGGGCATGTTCTTCGGCGTCTACGCCAGCGGCGGCAGGTACATGTGCGACTCCGGCGGGCGCGGCTCGGCCTCGCCCGGCAGCTACGACCATTTCGACACGGACTTCCGGTTCCTCGCCAGCGTCGGCGCCGACTACATCAAGCTCGACTACTGCGGCGAGCCGAACACGGGCAACCAGTGCTGCTTCACCGTCCTGGACTCCGACACCGAGATCAACACCGCGATCGAGTCGGCGCGCCGGGCGGCGACGGCGATCAACGCGATCCGCACCGACCCCGACCTTGCCAAGCGCCGGTCGATGGTGCTGAACATCTCCGCTCCGGCGTACGCGAACTGGAGCAACGACAAGTACAACACGCCGTTGTTCCAGCGGATGATGAACAGCGTCGTGCCAGCCGGCCACGCCTACCGGGTCGGCGGCGACGTCGGCGCGCCGGGCTGGGCGCTCACGACCAGGCTCGTCGACATGATCGAGGACCTGCGCCCGTACGGCAAGCAGGGCCACTTCCTCGACCCCGACCGGCTGTACTTCGACGACGGGGGCCTGACCACCGACAACAGGCTCGGCGGCTACGCGATGTGGGCGATGCAGAACTCCCACATGGTCGCGATGGTCAAGGGGCCGGGCGCCAACGGAGCCATCTCCGCCGCCCAGGCCGCCCTGATGAACAAGCCCGGCATCACCGAGGTCGGCCAGGACACCCTGGCGGTGCCGGCCAAGCGGGTCGCCCGAGGTTCGGGGTACGACGTGTTCGCCAAGCCGCTGAGCAACGGCGACTACGCGGTCGCGATCATGAACCGGTCGGCGACCGCGCCGGTCACAGCCACGACGAGCGGGTCGGTCATCGGAACGTCCGCGAGGAACTTCACCCTCACCACGATCCTCGGCTCCACCACCTCGCCCGACGCGAACGGCACCTTCAGCGTCACCGTCCCGGCCGGCACGGCGGTCATGTACCGCCTGAAGGCCGCCACGACGTACGCCGCCTGGGACGGCGGAGCCAACGCCCGCAACGCCACCGCGATCACCGACGGCGACGCGCCGAACGCCGGCTCCTTCGACTCCATGGGCCGTACCCTGTCATCCGACCGGCTGGCCGACAACGCCCAACTGCCCGACGGAACCGCGCTCAGCGTCCGCGCCGGGCAGACCGTCACGGTCGGCGGCGTCGGCTACACGTGGCCGGACAGCACGTCCGGCCAGTTCGACTCCGTCAAGCCCGTCGGGCAGACGATCCAGTACAGCTCCACCGGGTCGGTCGTGAACTTCCTCGGCGCCTCTGGCACCGGCGAGTCCGGCGGCATGATCAGCCTCCACTACACGGACGGCACGTCCAGCACCTCGACCTGGGGATTCCCCAGCTGGAGCTGCGCGACCGCGCCGACCTACCCCGCGACGGTCGCGTTCAAGGTGTTCGGACGCAACGACACCAACGGCCCGGCGGACGCCGGAACCGGATACTGCGTCTACACCAGGTCGGTGCCGATCACGTCCGGGAAGACCCTGGCGTCGATCACGCTGCCGAACGCGCCGAACGCGCGCGTCTTCGCCATCACCGGTGGCACCGTCGTGCCGCCCGGCTGCACCGGCACCAACGGCACCGACGTCACCATCCCGGACAACGCGACGGTGAGCAGCACGATCGCGATCTCCGGCTGCACGGGCAACGCGTCGGCGACGTCCACGGCGGAGGTCCACATCGTGCACACCTACATCGGCGACCTGGTCGTGTCGCTGGTGGCGCCGGACGGCTCGGCGTACGTGCTGCACAACAAGGCGGGCGGCGGCACGGACGACATCAACCAGACCTACACGGTGAACCTGTCCGGCGAGGTCCGCAACGGCACGTGGACCCTGCGGGTGCAGGACACCGCCAGCCAGGACGTCGGCCGCATCGACACGTGGACGCTGACGCTGTAG
- a CDS encoding sugar-transfer associated ATP-grasp domain-containing protein: MIRLRGWDAVLGMNRRNARIARENPAEAIRLVNNKYATKQALTAAGAPTSPTLGLLRSRREIATLDWDGLPDCWALKPNQGLGGSGIMLSFGRGRGGWRSSSGRPVTRDMVVEQLRRILDGEYSPRPSDWALFEPLIRAHPDLARLSHQGLPDIRVICVGDEPRLAMLRLPTRFSGGRANLHQRAIGAAVDLDTGRITHALVGKEPTENHPDTAERLIGAAVPYWPHVLDAARRCAAATGLRYLGADIVVDAERGPLILEVNARPGLQIQNVTGHGLMAAGTGTGRR, from the coding sequence ATGATCCGGCTGCGCGGCTGGGACGCGGTCCTGGGCATGAACCGCCGCAACGCCCGGATCGCCCGGGAGAACCCGGCCGAGGCCATCCGGCTGGTCAACAACAAGTACGCGACCAAGCAGGCGCTCACGGCGGCCGGCGCGCCGACCTCGCCCACCCTCGGCCTGCTGCGCTCCCGACGGGAGATCGCGACCCTGGACTGGGACGGGTTGCCGGACTGCTGGGCCCTGAAGCCGAACCAGGGCCTGGGCGGCAGCGGCATCATGCTGTCCTTCGGCCGGGGACGCGGCGGCTGGCGCTCCTCCTCCGGCCGGCCCGTCACCCGGGACATGGTGGTCGAGCAGCTGCGCCGGATCCTGGACGGTGAGTACTCGCCCCGGCCCAGCGACTGGGCCCTGTTCGAGCCGCTGATCCGCGCGCACCCGGACCTGGCCCGGCTGTCGCACCAGGGCCTGCCCGACATCCGAGTGATCTGCGTCGGCGACGAACCCCGGCTGGCGATGCTCCGGCTGCCCACCCGGTTCAGCGGCGGCCGGGCCAACCTGCACCAACGCGCGATCGGCGCCGCCGTGGACCTGGACACCGGCCGGATCACCCACGCGCTGGTCGGCAAGGAACCGACCGAGAACCACCCCGACACCGCGGAACGGCTGATCGGCGCGGCCGTGCCGTACTGGCCGCACGTGCTCGACGCCGCGCGCCGGTGCGCCGCGGCGACGGGGCTGCGGTACCTGGGCGCGGACATCGTCGTCGACGCCGAACGGGGACCGTTGATCCTGGAGGTCAACGCCCGACCCGGCCTGCAGATCCAGAACGTCACCGGCCACGGCCTGATGGCCGCCGGCACCGGCACGGGGAGGCGCTGA
- a CDS encoding 7TM domain-containing protein, whose translation MGWRDSAGGRRVPVVLKVLAATLGLGILVLAVLASPTRSLSRSQHTVGEREMVRITGPTGRTVEALAIIDTGASTSSMDTALARDLGFDLAHAPRVTVASALGREERPVVDAALQLAGRSFVTQVNVNSRAKRETPVLLGRQDVQGFQVAVGKRLLTRPDAAVAPSAVRILFAKAPSIDAVSLMALLPLAALLIVLLRVVVGLNTLGTFSPVLLALAYAQSGLPLGLALTAVMFALGFVVQPLLRRLHLPRVARLGVLIGVVTTGLIGTQLALGAADLADSFGTTLPVVVTAIITERLWEQWDLDGVRAAAVGAALTVGAAILVALLMLTPYVRHVAEAVPLQLAVVCAVWTAVVGTYRGLRLTELLRFTPTARSQGVTS comes from the coding sequence ATGGGTTGGCGTGACAGTGCCGGAGGTCGGCGGGTGCCCGTGGTGCTCAAGGTCCTCGCGGCGACCCTGGGACTGGGCATCCTGGTTCTCGCGGTGCTCGCCTCCCCCACCCGGTCCCTGTCGAGGTCCCAGCACACCGTGGGCGAGCGGGAGATGGTCCGGATCACCGGGCCGACCGGCCGGACCGTGGAAGCGCTCGCGATCATCGACACCGGGGCGTCCACCTCGTCGATGGACACCGCCCTGGCCCGCGACCTCGGCTTCGACCTGGCGCACGCGCCCCGGGTGACGGTGGCCTCCGCCCTCGGCCGGGAGGAACGCCCTGTCGTCGACGCCGCGCTGCAACTGGCCGGCAGGTCGTTCGTGACCCAGGTGAACGTGAACAGCCGCGCCAAACGGGAGACCCCGGTGCTGCTGGGCCGCCAGGACGTCCAGGGCTTCCAGGTGGCCGTCGGCAAACGGCTGCTGACCCGGCCCGACGCGGCCGTGGCCCCCTCGGCGGTGCGGATCCTTTTCGCCAAGGCCCCGTCGATCGACGCGGTGTCCCTGATGGCGCTGCTGCCGCTCGCGGCCCTGCTGATCGTGCTGCTACGGGTCGTCGTCGGGCTGAACACGCTGGGCACGTTCAGCCCGGTGCTGCTGGCCCTGGCGTACGCGCAGTCCGGCCTGCCCCTGGGGCTCGCCCTCACGGCGGTGATGTTCGCGCTCGGCTTCGTCGTGCAGCCCCTGCTGCGCCGGCTGCACCTGCCCCGGGTCGCCCGGCTCGGCGTGCTGATCGGCGTGGTCACCACCGGGCTGATCGGTACCCAGTTGGCGTTGGGCGCCGCCGACCTCGCCGACTCGTTCGGAACCACCCTGCCGGTGGTGGTCACCGCGATCATCACCGAGCGGCTGTGGGAGCAGTGGGACCTCGACGGGGTACGCGCCGCGGCGGTCGGCGCGGCCCTCACCGTCGGGGCGGCCATCCTGGTGGCCCTGCTGATGCTCACCCCGTACGTGCGGCACGTCGCCGAAGCGGTGCCGCTGCAACTGGCGGTGGTGTGCGCGGTGTGGACGGCGGTGGTCGGCACGTACCGTGGCCTGCGGCTGACCGAGCTGCTGCGGTTCACCCCCACCGCCCGGTCCCAGGGCGTGACGTCATGA
- a CDS encoding DUF4013 domain-containing protein has translation MADHVPPAAPAGLGGPLRLRTSLWFPIAERAARVDVLIGAAWLLVPVVGWLLNLGHRVQVVHRLQHGQPAFPGWRHPGRLLRHGLITAGAMVCYTAPGGVLLAAGLYGDSVVVAVAGGVLFTVAVAAIPGFMTHYCLAFDVAELLRPVRALRRVAACGAGYWRAWGIALTSLAVSLLGLLAGGIGFAVTSVWFWQVAGFSFATVMSHAHRLGPARNAVD, from the coding sequence ATGGCAGATCACGTCCCGCCGGCGGCCCCGGCCGGCCTGGGTGGGCCGCTGAGGCTGCGGACGTCGCTGTGGTTCCCGATCGCCGAACGCGCCGCTCGCGTCGACGTGCTGATCGGGGCGGCGTGGCTGCTGGTGCCGGTCGTCGGGTGGCTGCTCAACCTCGGGCACCGGGTCCAGGTGGTCCACCGTCTCCAGCACGGCCAGCCGGCGTTCCCGGGCTGGCGGCACCCGGGCCGTCTGCTGCGGCACGGGCTGATCACCGCCGGCGCGATGGTCTGCTACACCGCGCCCGGCGGCGTGCTGCTGGCCGCCGGTCTGTACGGGGACAGCGTCGTGGTCGCCGTGGCCGGAGGCGTGCTGTTCACGGTCGCCGTGGCCGCGATCCCCGGGTTCATGACCCACTACTGCCTCGCGTTCGACGTCGCCGAGCTGCTCCGACCGGTCCGCGCGCTGCGCCGGGTCGCCGCCTGCGGGGCCGGGTACTGGCGGGCCTGGGGCATCGCCCTGACCAGCCTCGCAGTGTCACTGCTGGGCCTGCTGGCCGGCGGGATCGGCTTCGCCGTCACCAGCGTGTGGTTCTGGCAGGTGGCCGGATTCAGCTTCGCGACCGTGATGAGCCACGCCCACCGCCTCGGCCCCGCACGCAACGCGGTGGACTGA
- a CDS encoding helix-turn-helix transcriptional regulator, producing MAESVLRSVAAEAATMPELGEALSAQLQRHVPHDGYILAGLDPASGIGCLIARRNCYSPAARYRLEVDGGGADPHRWDDLFAGGCPVAVKGSGFTDESRDGFLHGLMAEEGFGAELCLALVERGVPRGGLLLLRERGRQPFQETEADAAARLAGELAASVRCFVAGRLLRPPVPAAPPGVVLVGPDHRIRAATPAGRDWLRVLQRETAVGDDELDSMMLPVALAAQGRPTVTRVPTSVGWVVVDGQSVDGTGDVAVTIGLAGGATLLPAVAGWYRITARERAVVEQALLGLPVKQIARRLDLSPHTVNDYFRTIYRKTYVTSREELVSALSV from the coding sequence ATGGCGGAATCGGTTCTGCGGAGCGTGGCCGCCGAGGCGGCCACGATGCCCGAGCTCGGCGAGGCGCTGTCCGCCCAGCTCCAGCGGCACGTGCCGCACGACGGCTACATTCTCGCCGGCCTCGATCCGGCCAGCGGGATCGGATGCCTGATAGCCAGGCGGAACTGCTACTCACCCGCTGCCCGGTACCGGTTGGAGGTCGACGGCGGCGGAGCCGACCCGCACCGCTGGGACGACCTGTTCGCTGGCGGCTGCCCGGTCGCGGTGAAGGGGTCGGGCTTCACGGACGAGAGCCGCGACGGGTTCCTGCACGGGCTGATGGCCGAGGAGGGCTTCGGCGCGGAGCTGTGCCTGGCGCTGGTCGAACGGGGCGTGCCCAGGGGCGGGCTGCTGCTGCTCCGCGAACGCGGCCGGCAGCCGTTCCAGGAGACGGAGGCGGACGCGGCCGCCCGGCTCGCCGGGGAGCTGGCCGCCTCGGTCCGGTGTTTCGTCGCGGGGCGGCTCCTGCGCCCCCCTGTGCCCGCCGCCCCGCCCGGAGTGGTCCTGGTGGGCCCGGACCACCGGATCCGCGCCGCCACCCCGGCGGGGCGGGACTGGCTGCGCGTCCTGCAGCGCGAGACGGCGGTGGGCGACGACGAGCTGGACAGCATGATGCTCCCCGTCGCGCTGGCCGCCCAGGGTCGGCCGACCGTCACCCGGGTGCCGACCTCGGTCGGTTGGGTGGTGGTGGACGGCCAGTCCGTGGACGGTACCGGCGATGTCGCGGTCACGATCGGGCTCGCCGGGGGCGCGACGCTGCTCCCCGCGGTCGCCGGCTGGTACCGGATCACCGCCCGCGAACGGGCGGTCGTCGAGCAGGCCCTGCTCGGGCTGCCCGTCAAGCAGATCGCCCGCCGGCTCGACCTGTCGCCCCACACGGTGAACGACTATTTCCGGACGATCTACCGCAAAACCTACGTGACCAGCCGAGAGGAACTGGTCTCCGCCCTGTCCGTCTGA
- a CDS encoding SigE family RNA polymerase sigma factor, with product MVGFDEFVVGRSPRLLRLAYLLTGDHAHAEDLLQTALARSWSAWRRIAEDPEPYVRRVLVNTYNSWWRRRWNAERPTGVLPDLVLASPQSGVDDRDAVWRALGRLPHQQRAVLVLRYFEDLTEAQIADALGVSAGAVKGYAAKGLAKLRLDPTLLADPDLPETPPGTERLGGVRDRIRSRRRQRLITVGAACAVIVALVLGYALLPRAHPVVLPPTERRIAGFAEYADGHRIVAAAEGTYQHPVTLTWTPTTLDVIVLPTCDGGFDVRITVRVNGGDSGWVSCAGLGQTSFTLGPSSLARLGVRLGEPTIVTAVIDNWRTGGAGPAVGRMSLGIGEMVPFDQYPFPARPARLAPLEPQSLGGPTEPSVTLSAAGPHSVSVPWGAATMMLCGARTPGILHISVDGRPLKAQTWWDYQAGAHEITLEAAAPENTVTAPVGSMVTVTVESEKMSGDWYLTVTPNVVLHPDR from the coding sequence ATGGTCGGGTTCGACGAGTTCGTGGTGGGACGCTCGCCGCGGCTGCTGCGGCTGGCCTACCTGCTGACCGGCGACCACGCCCACGCTGAGGACCTGCTGCAGACCGCACTGGCCCGCTCGTGGTCGGCCTGGCGGCGGATCGCCGAGGATCCTGAGCCGTACGTGCGGCGGGTACTGGTGAACACGTACAACTCGTGGTGGCGGCGGCGGTGGAACGCCGAGCGGCCGACCGGTGTCCTGCCCGACCTGGTGCTGGCGAGCCCGCAGAGCGGGGTCGACGACCGCGACGCGGTGTGGCGGGCGCTCGGCAGGCTGCCCCACCAGCAACGGGCTGTGTTGGTGCTGCGCTACTTCGAGGACCTCACCGAGGCCCAGATCGCCGATGCGCTGGGCGTCTCGGCCGGCGCGGTGAAGGGCTACGCCGCCAAGGGTCTGGCCAAGCTCCGCCTCGATCCGACCCTGCTGGCCGACCCTGACCTGCCGGAGACGCCCCCGGGCACCGAACGTCTCGGGGGGGTGCGCGACCGGATCCGGTCCCGCCGCCGACAGCGGCTGATCACGGTGGGCGCGGCCTGCGCGGTGATCGTGGCCCTGGTCCTCGGCTACGCCCTGCTTCCCCGCGCGCACCCGGTGGTGCTGCCCCCGACCGAGCGGCGGATCGCCGGCTTCGCCGAGTACGCCGACGGGCACCGGATCGTCGCGGCGGCTGAGGGCACGTACCAGCATCCGGTGACGCTGACCTGGACGCCGACCACTCTGGACGTCATTGTCCTGCCGACCTGCGACGGGGGGTTCGATGTCCGGATCACCGTGCGCGTCAACGGAGGCGACTCCGGCTGGGTCAGCTGCGCCGGCCTCGGCCAGACGTCGTTCACACTCGGTCCGTCGAGCCTGGCCAGGCTCGGCGTCAGGCTCGGTGAGCCGACCATCGTGACCGCGGTCATCGACAACTGGCGGACGGGCGGGGCCGGTCCGGCGGTCGGCCGGATGTCGCTCGGGATCGGCGAGATGGTGCCCTTCGACCAGTACCCGTTCCCGGCCCGACCGGCCCGGCTCGCGCCGTTGGAGCCGCAGAGCCTCGGCGGGCCGACCGAACCGTCAGTCACCCTGTCGGCCGCCGGCCCGCACAGCGTGTCGGTTCCGTGGGGCGCCGCGACGATGATGCTGTGCGGCGCGCGGACACCCGGGATCCTGCACATCAGCGTCGACGGCCGGCCGCTGAAGGCCCAGACCTGGTGGGACTACCAGGCCGGGGCGCACGAGATCACACTCGAGGCGGCCGCCCCGGAGAACACGGTCACCGCCCCCGTCGGTTCCATGGTCACCGTGACCGTCGAGTCGGAGAAGATGAGCGGAGACTGGTACCTGACGGTCACCCCGAACGTCGTCCTGCATCCGGACCGGTGA